A single Amphiprion ocellaris isolate individual 3 ecotype Okinawa chromosome 15, ASM2253959v1, whole genome shotgun sequence DNA region contains:
- the LOC111583893 gene encoding heat shock factor-binding protein 1-like — protein MSKTECRAANDMTEAMETTMQRLQGRFQTMSEQLESKIDQMGTRIDDLEKNVAELMTQAGMEEQPTSK, from the exons ATGTCAAAGACGGAGTGTAGAGCAGCTAACGACATGACCGAGGCG ATGGAGACAACGATGCAGCGACTTCAGGGAAGATTCCAGACAATGTCTGAACAGCTGGAATCGAAAA TCGATCAGATGGGAACTCGCATCGATGACCTTGAGAAGAATGTGGCTGAGCTCATGACACAGGCAGGTATGGAAGAGCAGCCCACCTCAAAGTGA